The following coding sequences lie in one Candidatus Omnitrophota bacterium genomic window:
- a CDS encoding carbamoyltransferase, with protein MFLKPNKTYILGISCFYHDSAACLITDGQVAAAVQEERFSRKKHDFDFPKNAIDYCLKEAGIEIKDLNFVVFYDKPFVKFERILETALVYAPSGITQFVRAIPLWLKQKLWISELIRKDLSYKGKILFSQHHESHAASAFYPCPFKEAAFLTMDGVGEWDTASFGVGRDNELDIQYYLRFPHSLGLLYSAFTYYAGFKVNSGEYKLMGLAPYGRPIYKDLILNELIDLKDDGSFRMNMKYFGYCNTLRMTNSHFNHLFGAPPRQPETRITQKYMDIAASIQAVTEEIVLKMARYVHKVTGQNNLCLAGGVALNCVGNGRILREGPFKNIWIQPASGDAGGALGAALLIWYKYLGNKRIVDGSHDLQRASLLGPSYSDSYIENFLKESSAVYRQLGQDSIVKEVSDLIIEGKVIGWFQGRIEFGPRALGARSIIADARKADMQLKLNLKIKYRESFRPFAPTVLREKANEWFDLKGDSPYMLLVAAVKEEKRFYVSEENKSGFERLKDSRSSIPAVTHLDYTARVQTIAREDNPLYYDLINQFYQKTGCPVIINTSFNVRGEPLVLTPEDAFRCFMRTEMDYLVMGSFLLDKTKQKPIEKDLKWQKEFTLD; from the coding sequence ATGTTTCTAAAGCCAAATAAAACTTATATTTTAGGAATATCTTGTTTTTATCATGATAGCGCAGCATGCCTGATTACAGACGGCCAGGTTGCTGCTGCTGTTCAGGAGGAACGTTTTAGCCGAAAAAAACACGATTTTGACTTTCCTAAAAACGCCATAGATTATTGCTTAAAAGAAGCAGGTATAGAAATAAAAGATTTAAATTTTGTGGTTTTTTATGATAAGCCATTTGTTAAATTCGAGCGTATACTGGAAACTGCCCTTGTTTATGCGCCCAGCGGTATAACTCAATTTGTTCGGGCTATTCCATTATGGCTGAAACAAAAACTTTGGATCTCTGAGCTTATTAGAAAGGATTTGAGTTACAAGGGGAAAATTTTATTCAGCCAGCACCATGAGTCGCATGCGGCCAGCGCTTTCTATCCTTGTCCATTTAAAGAGGCAGCGTTTTTAACTATGGACGGGGTAGGGGAATGGGATACAGCAAGTTTCGGGGTTGGCAGGGATAATGAGCTGGATATCCAATATTATCTTCGTTTTCCACATTCTCTGGGATTACTTTATTCGGCATTTACTTACTACGCTGGTTTTAAAGTCAATTCAGGGGAATACAAGCTTATGGGTTTGGCTCCATACGGCAGGCCCATTTATAAAGATTTAATTTTAAATGAATTAATAGATCTTAAAGATGATGGTTCTTTTAGGATGAATATGAAGTATTTTGGTTATTGCAATACTTTGCGTATGACAAACTCGCATTTTAATCATTTATTTGGCGCGCCCCCCAGGCAACCTGAAACCAGGATAACTCAAAAATATATGGATATAGCTGCTTCAATACAAGCTGTTACAGAAGAGATTGTGCTTAAAATGGCTCGTTATGTTCATAAGGTTACCGGCCAGAATAATCTTTGTTTAGCTGGGGGAGTTGCTTTAAATTGTGTGGGAAATGGCAGGATTCTGCGGGAAGGCCCATTTAAGAATATCTGGATCCAGCCGGCAAGCGGGGATGCCGGTGGGGCATTAGGTGCGGCACTTTTGATTTGGTACAAGTATTTGGGGAATAAGCGTATTGTTGATGGTAGCCATGATTTGCAAAGGGCTTCATTATTGGGGCCATCTTATAGTGATAGTTATATTGAGAATTTTTTGAAAGAATCAAGCGCTGTTTATAGGCAATTAGGGCAGGATTCTATTGTCAAGGAAGTGTCGGATTTAATTATAGAAGGCAAGGTTATTGGTTGGTTTCAGGGAAGGATAGAGTTTGGGCCTAGGGCGTTAGGGGCAAGGAGTATTATCGCTGACGCGCGTAAGGCTGATATGCAGTTAAAGCTGAATTTAAAGATTAAATACCGTGAATCATTTCGGCCATTTGCGCCTACGGTTTTAAGAGAGAAGGCAAATGAATGGTTTGATTTAAAGGGAGATAGCCCATATATGCTTTTGGTCGCTGCGGTTAAGGAAGAAAAAAGATTTTATGTATCCGAAGAAAATAAAAGCGGGTTTGAAAGGTTAAAAGACTCACGCTCTAGTATTCCTGCTGTGACGCATTTGGATTATACAGCTAGAGTTCAGACTATTGCCAGAGAAGACAATCCTCTTTATTATGATCTTATAAATCAGTTTTATCAGAAAACAGGATGCCCGGTTATAA